One Streptococcus gallolyticus subsp. gallolyticus DSM 16831 DNA window includes the following coding sequences:
- a CDS encoding PTS fructose transporter subunit IIABC: protein MKIQDLLRKDVMILDLKATSKEAAIDEMITSLVEHGVVTDFDTFKQGIMNREAQTSTGLGDGIAMPHSKNAAVKEATVLFAKSAAGVDYEALDGQPTYLFFMIAAPDGANDTHLAALAELSKYLLKDGFADQLRQVTSADEVIATFNAAEEDNKAKEESKAAPVSDDKPLIVAVTACTTGIAHTYMAEEALIKQGDEMGVTVRVETNGASGVGNRLTADEIARAKGVIVAADKAVEMARFDGKPLVSRPVADGIKKSEELINIILDGKAETYTASADEASSSSDASEKLSLGAAFYKHLMSGVSQMLPFVIGGGILIAISFLIDQFMGVPNDQLSHLGNYHEIAAVFNQLGNAAFGFMIPVFAAYIAYSIAEKPGLVAGFTAGAMATSGIAFGRISFYSLDSAVNLADNQIASGFLGALVGGFLAGGVILVLKKALAFLPKSLEGIKSILLYPLLGVLVTGFLMLFINIPMAAINSALYDFLDSLSGSSAIILGLILGGMMAIDMGGPFNKAAYVFGTSSLTAAALSNGGSVVMAAVMAGGMVPPLAVFVATRLFKDKFTAEERDAGLTNIVMGLSFITEGAIPFGAADPARAIPSFMVGSAVTGALVGAFGIKLMAPHGGIFVFALTSNWILYLVAIVIGAIVSGLLFGALRKAK from the coding sequence ATGAAAATTCAAGACTTGCTCAGAAAAGATGTCATGATTCTTGATTTGAAAGCAACTTCAAAAGAAGCAGCGATCGATGAAATGATCACAAGCCTTGTTGAACACGGTGTGGTAACTGATTTTGATACTTTTAAACAAGGTATCATGAACCGTGAAGCGCAAACATCTACTGGTTTAGGTGATGGTATTGCCATGCCTCACAGTAAAAATGCAGCTGTTAAAGAAGCGACTGTTTTGTTTGCTAAATCTGCTGCAGGTGTTGATTATGAAGCATTGGACGGTCAACCAACTTACCTATTCTTCATGATTGCAGCACCAGATGGCGCAAACGACACTCACTTGGCTGCTCTTGCTGAATTATCAAAATATCTTTTGAAAGATGGCTTTGCTGATCAATTACGTCAAGTGACATCAGCTGACGAAGTGATTGCAACATTTAACGCAGCAGAAGAAGATAACAAAGCAAAAGAAGAATCGAAAGCTGCTCCAGTTTCAGATGATAAACCACTTATCGTAGCTGTTACAGCTTGTACAACTGGTATTGCGCACACTTACATGGCAGAAGAAGCCCTCATCAAACAAGGTGATGAAATGGGTGTCACTGTTCGTGTTGAAACAAATGGTGCTTCAGGTGTCGGTAATCGTTTGACTGCTGATGAAATTGCGCGTGCAAAAGGTGTCATTGTTGCAGCTGATAAAGCCGTTGAAATGGCACGTTTTGATGGAAAGCCATTAGTATCACGTCCAGTTGCTGACGGTATTAAAAAATCTGAAGAATTAATCAATATCATCCTTGACGGAAAAGCAGAAACTTATACAGCTTCAGCTGATGAAGCTTCATCTTCAAGTGATGCTAGTGAAAAATTAAGCCTTGGTGCTGCATTCTACAAGCACTTGATGAGTGGTGTTTCTCAAATGTTGCCATTCGTTATTGGTGGTGGTATCTTAATTGCTATTTCATTCTTGATTGACCAATTTATGGGAGTGCCAAATGACCAATTGAGTCACCTTGGTAATTACCATGAAATTGCAGCTGTCTTTAACCAACTTGGTAATGCAGCTTTTGGTTTCATGATTCCGGTATTTGCAGCTTACATTGCTTATTCAATTGCTGAAAAACCTGGTTTGGTAGCTGGTTTCACAGCTGGTGCTATGGCAACTTCAGGTATTGCCTTTGGTCGCATTTCATTCTATAGTTTGGATAGCGCAGTAAACCTTGCTGACAATCAAATTGCCTCAGGTTTCCTTGGAGCTCTTGTTGGTGGTTTCTTAGCTGGTGGTGTTATTCTTGTTCTTAAGAAAGCTCTTGCCTTCTTGCCAAAATCACTTGAAGGTATCAAATCAATCCTCCTTTACCCACTTCTTGGTGTGTTGGTAACAGGATTCTTGATGCTCTTCATCAACATTCCTATGGCAGCTATTAACAGTGCACTTTATGATTTCCTTGATAGTTTGTCTGGTAGCTCTGCTATTATCCTTGGACTTATCCTTGGTGGTATGATGGCAATCGATATGGGTGGACCTTTCAATAAAGCTGCTTATGTCTTTGGTACAAGTAGTCTTACTGCGGCAGCTCTTTCAAATGGTGGTTCAGTTGTTATGGCGGCTGTTATGGCCGGTGGTATGGTTCCTCCTCTTGCTGTCTTTGTTGCAACACGTTTGTTCAAAGATAAATTCACAGCTGAAGAACGTGACGCTGGTTTGACAAATATTGTTATGGGGCTATCGTTCATCACAGAAGGTGCAATTCCATTTGGTGCTGCTGACCCTGCTCGTGCTATTCCAAGCTTTATGGTTGGTTCAGCTGTAACAGGTGCTTTAGTAGGTGCATTTGGTATTAAATTGATGGCTCCTCATGGTGGTATCTTCGTCTTTGCATTGACAAGTAACTGGATTCTTTACCTTGTTGCTATTGTTATCGGTGCTATTGTTTCAGGATTACTATTTGGTGCCCTTAGAAAAGCTAAATAA